One Vigna unguiculata cultivar IT97K-499-35 chromosome 7, ASM411807v1, whole genome shotgun sequence genomic region harbors:
- the LOC114191588 gene encoding WAT1-related protein At2g37460-like isoform X2: MENQQKQNWFEKAKPFAAVVLIQFGYAVMDVISKDALNKGMSNYVFVVYRHAVAFLVMAPLAWFFEKKARQKMTLSIFIKILVLSLIEPVIDQNLYFLGMKYTTATFAVTMTNMLPAITFIFAWILRLEQVNIRSIRSQAKVAGTVATVSGAMIMTLIKGPLLFGTHGGNDQTQNNGTSTQRTIMGFIMITIGCFCWASFMILQAITLKTYPAALSLSAWICLMGTIEGAAVALFMERGHPSVWSIKFDIRLLCAVYSGIICSGVSYYLQGVVMKSRGPVFVTAFSPLCMVIVAIMSYFILAEQVFLGRMSGAIVICLGLYFVVWGKSKDYGPEDPNTQEPIVEMDNTRKENLTCCTHGVTTATNLGNGNTTPSEEQV; encoded by the exons ATGGAAAACCAGCAGAAGCAAAATTGGTTTGAAAAGGCAAAGCCATTCGCAGCAGTGGTATTAATCCAGTTTGGATACGCAGTCATGGATGTTATATCAAAAGATGCACTCAACAAAGGGATGAGCAATTATGTGTTTGTCGTTTATCGCCATGCAGTTGCTTTTCTTGTCATGGCTCCTTTGGCATGGTTTTTTGAGAa GAAAGCAAGGCAAAAGATGACACTGTCTATTTTCATCAAGATTTTGGTGCTGAGCTTGATAGa GCCAGTTATTGACCAGAATCTGTACTTTTTGGGGATGAAGTACACAACAGCAACCTTTGCTGTTACCATGACCAATATGCTTCCTGCTATCACCTTTATCTTCGCTTGGATTCTTAG GCTTGAGCAAGTAAATATAAGAAGTATACGAAGCCAAGCAAAGGTTGCCGGAACTGTAGCAACTGTTTCGGGTGCCATGATCATGACACTGATTAAAGGGCCACTGCTTTTTGGGACACACGGAGGCAATGATCAAACCCAGAATAATGGGACAAGCACTCAACGTACAATCATGGGCTTCATAATGATCACTATTGGATGTTTTTGCTGGGCTTCTTTCATGATCTTGCAG GCTATTACCCTGAAAACCTACCCTGCTGCACTCTCTCTTTCTGCATGGATATGCTTAATGGGCACCATTGAAGGTGCTGCAGTGGCTTTGTTCATGGAAAGGGGTCACCCTTCGGTTTGGTCTATAAAATTTGATATCAGATTGCTCTGTGCTGTTTATTCT GGCATAATATGTTCGGGTGTGAGTTATTACTTGCAAGGAGTGGTGATGAAAAGTAGAGGCCCAGTGTTCGTAACCGCATTTAGTCCTCTCTGCATGGTAATCGTGGCTATCATGAGCTATTTCATTCTGGCTGAGCAAGTTTTCCTTGGAAG AATGAGTGGTGCCATTGTGATTTGTTTGGGCCTATACTTTGTGGTGTGGGGAAAAAGCAAAGACTATGGCCCAGAAGACCCAAATACTCAAGAGCCCATTGTTGAGATGGACAACACTAGGAAGGAAAATTTGACTTGCTGCACTCATGGAGTGACCACAGCCACCAATTTAGGAAATGGAAACACAACTCCAAGTGAAGAACAAGTGTGA
- the LOC114191588 gene encoding WAT1-related protein At2g37460-like isoform X1 yields MENQQKQNWFEKAKPFAAVVLIQFGYAVMDVISKDALNKGMSNYVFVVYRHAVAFLVMAPLAWFFENRKARQKMTLSIFIKILVLSLIEPVIDQNLYFLGMKYTTATFAVTMTNMLPAITFIFAWILRLEQVNIRSIRSQAKVAGTVATVSGAMIMTLIKGPLLFGTHGGNDQTQNNGTSTQRTIMGFIMITIGCFCWASFMILQAITLKTYPAALSLSAWICLMGTIEGAAVALFMERGHPSVWSIKFDIRLLCAVYSGIICSGVSYYLQGVVMKSRGPVFVTAFSPLCMVIVAIMSYFILAEQVFLGRMSGAIVICLGLYFVVWGKSKDYGPEDPNTQEPIVEMDNTRKENLTCCTHGVTTATNLGNGNTTPSEEQV; encoded by the exons ATGGAAAACCAGCAGAAGCAAAATTGGTTTGAAAAGGCAAAGCCATTCGCAGCAGTGGTATTAATCCAGTTTGGATACGCAGTCATGGATGTTATATCAAAAGATGCACTCAACAAAGGGATGAGCAATTATGTGTTTGTCGTTTATCGCCATGCAGTTGCTTTTCTTGTCATGGCTCCTTTGGCATGGTTTTTTGAGAa CAGGAAAGCAAGGCAAAAGATGACACTGTCTATTTTCATCAAGATTTTGGTGCTGAGCTTGATAGa GCCAGTTATTGACCAGAATCTGTACTTTTTGGGGATGAAGTACACAACAGCAACCTTTGCTGTTACCATGACCAATATGCTTCCTGCTATCACCTTTATCTTCGCTTGGATTCTTAG GCTTGAGCAAGTAAATATAAGAAGTATACGAAGCCAAGCAAAGGTTGCCGGAACTGTAGCAACTGTTTCGGGTGCCATGATCATGACACTGATTAAAGGGCCACTGCTTTTTGGGACACACGGAGGCAATGATCAAACCCAGAATAATGGGACAAGCACTCAACGTACAATCATGGGCTTCATAATGATCACTATTGGATGTTTTTGCTGGGCTTCTTTCATGATCTTGCAG GCTATTACCCTGAAAACCTACCCTGCTGCACTCTCTCTTTCTGCATGGATATGCTTAATGGGCACCATTGAAGGTGCTGCAGTGGCTTTGTTCATGGAAAGGGGTCACCCTTCGGTTTGGTCTATAAAATTTGATATCAGATTGCTCTGTGCTGTTTATTCT GGCATAATATGTTCGGGTGTGAGTTATTACTTGCAAGGAGTGGTGATGAAAAGTAGAGGCCCAGTGTTCGTAACCGCATTTAGTCCTCTCTGCATGGTAATCGTGGCTATCATGAGCTATTTCATTCTGGCTGAGCAAGTTTTCCTTGGAAG AATGAGTGGTGCCATTGTGATTTGTTTGGGCCTATACTTTGTGGTGTGGGGAAAAAGCAAAGACTATGGCCCAGAAGACCCAAATACTCAAGAGCCCATTGTTGAGATGGACAACACTAGGAAGGAAAATTTGACTTGCTGCACTCATGGAGTGACCACAGCCACCAATTTAGGAAATGGAAACACAACTCCAAGTGAAGAACAAGTGTGA